A genomic segment from Actinoplanes sichuanensis encodes:
- a CDS encoding FAD binding domain-containing protein translates to MTHYLAARTVDEVLGALADGETSVLAGGQSLVPAVTRPGAPPYRLVDINRVAGLDTLAETDGHLRVGPLVRHRTFESDLVGGPLGDLLRVVVRHNGHPPIRARGTMLGSLAFAHPAAEWPAMAVTIGARLVLHGPDGRRTVPADDFFTAPFSTVRRPDELLVEARLPVLPEGTGVGYAEDRRSSVYPQAATMAAVTVTEGRVSAAAICLVNSGPHPVRATAAEIELAGTTLSDTAIASSAEAAAEQDTGRLDDDARLPDRRSAFQVLTRRALRHARQGAARCG, encoded by the coding sequence ATGACGCATTACCTTGCCGCGCGAACCGTCGACGAGGTGCTCGGGGCACTCGCCGACGGGGAGACGTCGGTGCTGGCCGGGGGACAGAGCCTGGTCCCGGCCGTGACCAGGCCGGGCGCGCCGCCGTACCGGCTGGTCGACATCAACCGGGTCGCGGGACTCGACACGCTCGCCGAGACCGACGGGCACCTGCGGGTGGGGCCGCTGGTCCGGCACCGGACGTTCGAGTCGGATCTGGTCGGCGGGCCGCTCGGCGACCTGCTGCGGGTCGTGGTGCGCCACAACGGGCACCCGCCGATCCGGGCCCGCGGGACGATGCTGGGCAGTCTCGCGTTTGCGCATCCGGCCGCCGAATGGCCGGCCATGGCGGTGACCATCGGCGCGCGGCTCGTCCTGCACGGCCCGGACGGGCGGCGGACCGTACCGGCCGACGATTTCTTCACGGCCCCGTTCAGCACCGTCCGGCGGCCGGACGAACTGCTGGTCGAGGCCCGGTTGCCGGTGCTGCCGGAGGGCACCGGTGTCGGCTACGCGGAGGACCGCCGGTCCTCGGTCTACCCCCAGGCGGCGACGATGGCGGCGGTCACCGTCACCGAGGGCCGGGTCAGCGCGGCGGCGATCTGCCTGGTCAATTCCGGGCCTCATCCGGTACGGGCGACAGCCGCCGAGATCGAGCTGGCCGGAACCACCCTTTCGGACACCGCGATCGCTTCCAGCGCGGAGGCCGCGGCCGAACAGGACACCGGCCGCCTCGACGACGACGCCCGCTTGCCGGACCGCCGAAGCGCGTTCCAGGTGCTGACCCGCCGGGCACTGCGCCACGCCCGGCAGGGGGCCGCCCGATGCGGGTGA
- a CDS encoding 2Fe-2S iron-sulfur cluster-binding protein, producing the protein MRVTLTVNGTTRALDVDPGRTLADVLAHPAACSDGTCGSCTLTLDGDEIRSCLMLAVQASGSRVVTTPGGGTSAGGRPPRAILGPR; encoded by the coding sequence ATGCGGGTGACGCTGACCGTGAACGGCACGACCCGAGCCCTGGACGTAGACCCCGGCCGCACCCTGGCCGACGTCCTGGCCCACCCCGCCGCCTGCTCCGACGGCACCTGCGGCAGCTGCACCCTGACCCTCGACGGCGACGAGATCCGCTCCTGCCTGATGCTGGCCGTCCAGGCTTCCGGCTCCCGGGTCGTCACCACACCCGGCGGCGGCACATCAGCCGGCGGGCGGCCGCCACGAGCGATACTGGGGCCGCGTTGA
- a CDS encoding cryptochrome/photolyase family protein, whose translation MRTRWLFADQLGPHFLDAPGQPALLIESKAVFRRRAFHRQKAHLVLSALRHRAHEGDVRLVRAETYREVIKEPLTVCHPTSRAARGLVRRLPGVEMLPPRGFVTAPRDFVAWADGRDHLRLEDFYRHARRLHDVLMDGGEPTGGRWNLDADNREPPPRGVRRLDAPAAPPIVEDEIDREVRAELDRWQHDDGIVFVGNDGPRLFPATRAEALARLRHFIEHRLPLFGPHEDAMLAHDPWMAHSLLSPAINLGLLDPMEVIEEAEGAYRSGAAPLAGVEGFIRQLLGWRDFVWHLYWYFEPRYRSANELRARGQLPKWFAELDADAVGARCLSDVLAGVRDRGWVHHIPRLMVLGNYAMQRGWRPAAVADWFHRCFVDGYEWVMTANVVGMSQYADGGRMSSKPYAAGGAYVNRMSDYCGGCRYDPKVRSGPDACPYTAGYWSFLARHEQDLAGNHRMAQPLRGLHRLSDLEALLEQEKARGSRAP comes from the coding sequence ATGAGGACGAGGTGGCTGTTCGCCGACCAGCTGGGGCCGCATTTCCTCGACGCCCCGGGGCAGCCGGCCCTGCTGATCGAGTCGAAGGCGGTCTTCCGGCGACGCGCCTTCCACCGGCAGAAAGCGCATCTCGTGCTGTCCGCGCTGCGCCACCGGGCGCACGAGGGCGACGTGCGGCTGGTGCGCGCGGAGACGTATCGCGAAGTGATCAAGGAACCGCTGACCGTCTGCCATCCCACCTCGCGGGCCGCCCGCGGTCTGGTCCGGCGTCTGCCGGGCGTCGAGATGCTGCCGCCGCGCGGTTTCGTCACGGCCCCGCGGGATTTCGTGGCCTGGGCCGACGGCCGCGACCACCTGCGGCTGGAGGATTTCTACCGGCACGCCCGGCGCCTGCACGACGTGCTGATGGACGGCGGCGAACCGACCGGCGGCCGGTGGAACCTCGACGCCGACAACCGCGAACCACCGCCGCGAGGCGTCCGGCGGCTCGACGCACCGGCGGCGCCGCCGATCGTCGAGGACGAGATCGACCGGGAGGTACGGGCGGAGCTGGACCGCTGGCAGCACGACGACGGCATCGTGTTCGTCGGCAACGACGGCCCCCGCCTGTTCCCGGCGACCCGGGCCGAGGCACTGGCCCGGCTGCGGCATTTCATCGAGCACCGGCTGCCGCTGTTCGGGCCCCACGAGGACGCGATGCTCGCCCACGACCCGTGGATGGCGCACAGCCTGCTCAGCCCCGCGATCAACCTGGGCCTGCTGGACCCGATGGAGGTGATCGAGGAGGCCGAAGGGGCCTACCGGTCCGGGGCGGCACCGCTGGCCGGGGTGGAGGGCTTCATCCGGCAGCTACTCGGCTGGCGCGACTTCGTCTGGCATCTGTACTGGTATTTCGAGCCACGCTACCGGTCGGCCAACGAACTGCGGGCCCGCGGGCAGCTGCCGAAATGGTTCGCCGAACTGGATGCCGACGCGGTCGGCGCACGATGCCTGTCCGATGTGCTGGCCGGGGTCCGCGACCGCGGCTGGGTCCACCACATCCCGCGGCTGATGGTGCTGGGCAACTACGCGATGCAGCGCGGCTGGCGGCCCGCGGCCGTCGCGGACTGGTTCCACAGGTGCTTCGTCGACGGCTACGAGTGGGTGATGACGGCCAACGTCGTCGGGATGAGCCAGTACGCCGACGGCGGCCGGATGAGCAGCAAACCGTATGCGGCCGGCGGCGCGTACGTGAACCGGATGAGCGACTACTGCGGTGGTTGCCGCTACGACCCGAAGGTGCGCTCCGGCCCGGACGCCTGCCCGTACACGGCGGGCTACTGGAGTTTCCTGGCCCGCCACGAGCAGGACCTGGCCGGCAATCATCGGATGGCCCAGCCGCTGCGCGGCCTGCACCGCCTGAGCGACCTGGAGGCCCTGCTGGAACAGGAGAAGGCACGCGGCTCACGCGCCCCGTGA
- a CDS encoding AAA family ATPase, with amino-acid sequence MTGTMLFIVGPPAVGKMTVGAEIGERTGLRLFHNHMAIEPVLRFFPFGSPPFGRLVDGFRRQLIEEVAASDLPGLIFTFVWAFDHPEDGRAVDGFAEPFRSRGGRVLFLELQADQEERLKRNGGASRLAEKPSKRDEVFSRQNLLDLDRRYRLRSDGEFDGRDDHLRIDNTHLSPAEVADLAVIHFDLPRAAG; translated from the coding sequence GTGACCGGGACCATGCTGTTCATCGTCGGCCCACCGGCCGTCGGGAAGATGACCGTCGGCGCCGAGATCGGCGAGCGGACCGGCCTGCGGCTGTTTCACAATCACATGGCGATCGAGCCGGTGTTGCGGTTCTTCCCGTTCGGGAGCCCGCCGTTCGGCCGGCTCGTCGACGGGTTCCGCCGGCAGCTGATCGAGGAGGTCGCCGCGAGTGACCTGCCGGGGCTGATCTTCACGTTCGTGTGGGCGTTCGACCACCCGGAGGACGGGCGGGCGGTCGACGGTTTCGCCGAGCCGTTCCGGTCCCGTGGCGGCCGGGTGCTGTTTCTGGAACTGCAGGCCGACCAGGAGGAACGCCTCAAACGCAACGGCGGCGCGTCGCGGCTGGCGGAGAAACCGTCCAAGCGGGACGAGGTGTTCTCCCGGCAGAACCTGCTCGACCTGGACCGGCGGTACCGGCTCAGGTCGGACGGCGAGTTCGACGGCCGCGACGACCACCTGCGCATCGACAACACCCACCTCTCCCCGGCCGAGGTGGCCGACCTGGCCGTCATCCATTTCGACCTGCCCCGAGCCGCCGGTTGA
- a CDS encoding OmpL47-type beta-barrel domain-containing protein codes for MAAFTVVAPPVEDTTPPQVTATVTGERDTGGDYLGSATVTVTASDTGGSGVKAIEYRLDDGAWTAYTQAVGISTSGSHTVRYRASDNAGNTAAEKSVAFTVVERGSDACPDSDTRDTVIIGGNDTRIRNVDTGNGCTINDLIAERADYPTRAAFVRHVEAVTNTLVTAGKLTQRQAGTIVRAAAASDRGEQA; via the coding sequence ATGGCGGCCTTCACGGTCGTGGCGCCGCCGGTCGAGGACACCACGCCGCCGCAGGTCACGGCGACGGTGACCGGGGAACGTGACACCGGGGGCGACTACCTCGGCAGCGCCACCGTCACCGTCACCGCCAGTGACACCGGCGGGTCCGGGGTGAAGGCGATCGAATACCGGCTCGACGACGGCGCCTGGACGGCGTACACCCAGGCGGTCGGGATCTCGACCTCGGGTTCGCACACCGTGCGTTATCGGGCCTCGGACAACGCCGGGAACACGGCGGCCGAGAAGTCGGTGGCGTTCACCGTCGTCGAACGCGGCTCGGACGCCTGCCCCGACTCCGACACCCGCGACACCGTGATCATCGGCGGCAACGACACCCGGATCCGCAACGTCGACACCGGCAACGGCTGCACCATCAACGACCTGATCGCCGAACGGGCCGACTACCCCACTCGCGCGGCCTTCGTCAGGCACGTCGAGGCGGTCACGAACACGCTGGTCACGGCCGGAAAACTCACCCAGCGGCAGGCGGGGACCATCGTCCGCGCCGCGGCGGCATCGGACAGAGGAGAACAAGCATGA